One Dromiciops gliroides isolate mDroGli1 chromosome 3, mDroGli1.pri, whole genome shotgun sequence DNA segment encodes these proteins:
- the LOC122745506 gene encoding complex III assembly factor LYRM7-like, producing MADPAKVSQLFKTLHRTGQQVFKNYITGPLALEAARKKINEEFKKNKSETSLQVTEKFIKIGSDVELILRKSVIQGIHTDHNTLKLVPRKDLLAENIPYCDAPAQKP from the exons ATGGCTGACCCTGCCAAGGTGTCACAGCTTTTTAAAACCTTGCACAGGACTGGACAGcaagtttttaaaaactatatcacggggccgctag CATTAGAAGCagcaagaaaaaagataaatgaagaattcaaaaagaataaaagtgagACTTCACTGCAGGTAACAGAAAAATTTATCAAAATAGGTTCTGATGTTGAATTAATACTCAGAAAATCTGTCATACAAGGAATTCACACAGATCACAACACTTTGAAATTAGTTCCTAGGAAAGACCTTCTTGCAGAAAATATTCCTTACTGTGATGCACCTGCCCAAAAGCCATGA
- the LOC122748320 gene encoding zinc finger protein 93-like, with protein sequence MDQKPDRTPRLKLNKGRRKRQYTSALHFQESSETPLWRLDSISQRNLRGSQTTRRGSTWDQVLGPFVHGAAGPGRLCFPKTLPFSRSQEEEEAMAPVLLEASSQESVTFKDVAVDFTQDEWRQLNWAQRDLYKDVMLENYKNLVSLGLMVFQPDVFSQLQTGEVPWIPERDIPKSTCPDFLTQETRQYTTESVAKEGISMRKSSKKRHIMNGPGDYRLKEDWECDIRLQKQRSNKERKSRQMTLTHKPNTFGKKFSLGLILVPQQKTAEGKSFHRCGVCVKSSQQHSSILKCDNISGKQLWKSSKSRKSFSYHTDLIQYHKKFGEEKPYECNECGKAFNNRSSLRGHQRIHTGKKSFACYECGKAFLERGKLATHERIHSGEKPFECNECGKAFRTPVRITEHKRIHTGEKPFKCNACEKAFSYLGSLTEHKRIHSGEKPLECSECGKSFRQSSSFRRHQIIHTGEKPFVCNLCGKAFIHNSSLRYHWRLHTGDKQYECNECQKCFIASSSLKKHQIIHTGEKPFACNECRKTFIERGKLNDHKKVHTGNKPFVCNECGKSFLERGKLIEHKRIHSGEKPFECDECGKAFIHNSSLRYHWKLHTGDKQCKCNECGKSFSTSSTLRKHQRIHTGEKPFSCNECGKAFIERGRLSEHKRLHSGEKPFECNECGKAFSKSSLLRRHQLIHSGEKPFECDECGKAFIGRARLNEHQRIHTGEKPFECDECGKAFSNSSSLRVHWKLHTGEKYKCNECGKAFSRSSSFRKHQRIHTGEKPFVCNECGKAFLDKGNLTAHQRIHTGEKPFECNECGKAFSYTRIHTKEKPFECDKCGKTFSNRSNLTLHWRRHTGEKPFECNECGKAFSNSSNLRKHGRRHAIEKPFAMSVGKSSERR encoded by the exons CTCTGCTTTCCTAAGACTCTGCCCTTCTCGAGAAGccaagaggaggaagaggcaaTGGCTCCTGTGCTCCTGGAGGCCAGCTCCCAG GAATCAGTGACATTCAAGGATGTTGCAGTGGACTTCACCCAAGATGAGTGGAGACAGTTGAACTGGGCTCAGAGAGATCTGTACAAAgatgtgatgctggagaactataAGAACCTGGTCTCCCTGG GACTTATGGTTTTTCAGCCAGATGTGTTCTCCCAGCTGCAGACAGGTGAAGTTCCTTGGATACCAGAGAGAGACATTCCAAAAAGCACTTGCCCAG attTCCTTACTCAAGAAACAAGGCAGTATACCACAGAGTCTGTTGCAAAGGAAGGCATTTCTATGAGAAAGTCATCTAAGAAAAGGCACATAATGAACGGTCCTGGGGATTACAGATTGAAAGAAGACTGGGAATGTGACATCAGGCTACAGAAGCAAAGGagcaacaaagaaagaaaatccagACAAATGACACTCACTCATAAACCTAATACCTTTGGGAAAAAGTTCAGTCTGGGTTTAATCCTTGTTCCACAGCAGAAGACTGCAGAGGGGAAAAGTTTCCACAGATGTGGTGTATGTGTAAAGAGCTCTCAGCAGCATTCAAGCATTCTTAAATGTGATAACATTTCTGGTAAGCAGCTTTGGAAATCCTCTAAATCCAGGAAGTCCTTTAGTTACCATACAGACCTTATTCAATATCACaaaaaatttggtgaagaaaaaccatatgaatgtaatgaatgtgggaaggccttcaacAACAGGTCATCCCTTAGaggacatcagagaattcatactgggaAGAAATCCTTCGCATGctatgaatgtggaaaagcctttttAGAGAGGGGAAAACTAGCCACACATGAAAGAATTCATTCTGGAgaaaaaccctttgaatgtaatgaatgtggaaaagcattTAGGACCCCAGTAAGAATTACTGAACATAAacgaattcatactggagaaaaaccttttaaatgtaaTGCATGTGAAAAAGCCTTTAGCTACCTAGGAAGTCTCACTGAACATAAGAGAATTCATAGTGGTGAAAAACCTCTTGAATGTAGCGAATGTGGAAAGTCCTTCAGACAAAGCTCATCATTTAGGAGGCATCAgataattcatactggagagaaaccttttgtaTGTAATCtctgtgggaaagccttcattcATAACTCATCTCTTAGGTATCATTGGAGACTTCATACTGGAGATAaacaatatgaatgtaatgaatgtcaGAAATGCTTCATTGCAAGCTCATCACTTAAGAAGCATCAGATAATTCATACCGGAGAAAAACCCTTTGCATGTAATGAATGCAGAAAAACATTCATAGAGAGAGGAAAACTTAATGATCATAAGAAAGTTCATACTGGGAATAAACCTTTTGTGTGCAATGAGTGTGGGAAATCCTTCTTGGAGAGAGGGAAACTTATTGAACACAAGAGaattcattctggagagaaaccctttgaatgtgatgagtgtgggaaggccttcaTCCACAATTCATCTCTTAGGTATCACTGGAAACTTCATACTGGAGATAAACAGtgcaaatgtaatgaatgtgggaaatcaTTTAGCACAAGCTCAACACTTAggaaacatcagagaatccatactggagagaagcccttttcctgtaatgaatgtgggaaagccttcatagAGAGAGGAAGGCTTTCTGAACATAAGAGACTTCATagtggagagaaaccctttgaatgtaatgaatgtggaaaggctttcagcaAGAGCTCATTACTTAGGAGGCATCAGTTAATACATAGTGGAGAAAAACCCTTTGAATGTGatgagtgtgggaaagcctttataGGGAGAGCAAGACTTAAtgaacatcaaagaattcatacaggagagaaaccctttgaatgtgatgaatgtgggaaggccttcagcaACAGCTCATCCCTCAGGGTTCACTGGAAacttcatactggagagaaatataaatgtaatgaatgtgggaaggctttcagTAGAAGCTCATCGTTTAggaaacatcagagaattcatactggagagaaaccctttgtgTGTAATGAGTGTGGAAAAGCCTTCCTAGACAAGGGGAATCTTACTGCACATCAgcgaattcatactggagaaaaaccctttgaatgtaatgaatgtggaaaggcatTTAGCTATACT AGAATTCatacaaaagaaaaaccttttgaaTGTGATAAATGTGGGAAAACCTTCAGCAACAGATCAAACCTTACATTGCATTGGAGACGTCATACgggagagaaaccctttgaatgtaatgaatgtggaaaagccttcagcaATAGCTCAAACCTTAGGAAACATGGAAGACGTCATGCTATTGAAAAACCCTTTGCCATGAGTGTGGGAAAGTCTTCAGAGAGGAGATAA